The proteins below are encoded in one region of Fibrella aestuarina BUZ 2:
- a CDS encoding CHAT domain-containing protein, producing the protein MKPGAVCRLVGLFMGLLSQLGMAQSSYVWQGNQLKTRADSLYVAGNKPLAEQHYRQLVRYYEQHQDAARTAKALTDLAVLQLAKREYPYGIRLLRRSLARLAGPASPDSTRFRAYSYLGLFFKRMGRFDSCQIYYDRATELLDHTHTRQNSGTLISYYTNQGVWEIDRGDYRQAELFLQKAHALLAAEPGFNRRIIDQNRAFVYLQTGRYAQALASFDEALRTATSADYLVIANKALCLLKLNRLSEARATMQQSMTAYRAVCAHTKGYTDSYFLAIHYRDLGAYYHKKRLFTTAIRQFRQSLAVADPTNRAGRSEAWRFMGQTLQEQGKVDQAVNCFQQAIHWAHPSFRNPDPYTNPAKTQTWLARELFRALTAKAGALAQLGLLRADHRALDASFDTYLRAIDLAEQMRRSYQTDWGRLFFTETAFDTYLKALEVTQQLYRQTGQPRYREALFTIAEQSRAATLTSLVREAGLKLRTLPTQERTAERALLDQLSGLQSSLGYETDSLKRRQTEQLLNETELAHSRLLTRFEHDYPAYYQLKYAPTAVSTATVQRWLPDTNTLLLSYTLLSNQLLMQAIDKGRVSIHTVPVDGRFFALVRQFRGALGTSPGGRQYAGHKAAMALYTYLIAPLRDELRGKQRLLILRDGVLNLLPFEVLAPKTGTYLLQTHTISYGYSAHWLLLMANHHPTTTDRLAMAPFNEPVGEAGTYRAATLAVLPHSGSEVAGVRGDVLLGAAATRTAFLENYASKRLIHLATHAITDDREPLRSRVAFFPDQPAHLLSTEAIYNLNLQQTSLVVLSACETGAGKLQQGEGVLSLARAFNYAGARAVLTTLWNAHDEASAFLLTRFQQHLDKGAATDEALWQAKLDFLKSDLAPRYDHPYFWANFVLIGPAEVIETPPRRWLWGLLGTLGVGGLGWGVRQYHTRNRTRSRSAMGIG; encoded by the coding sequence ATGAAGCCAGGCGCGGTATGTCGATTGGTTGGTCTGTTCATGGGACTGCTGAGTCAGTTAGGAATGGCTCAGTCGTCGTATGTTTGGCAGGGTAATCAACTAAAAACAAGGGCCGATTCGCTGTATGTAGCGGGCAACAAACCTTTGGCCGAACAGCACTACCGACAACTGGTTCGCTATTACGAGCAGCACCAGGACGCGGCTCGAACGGCAAAGGCCCTGACCGATCTGGCCGTGTTGCAACTGGCAAAGCGGGAGTATCCCTACGGTATCCGGCTGCTGCGAAGGTCGTTGGCCCGGTTGGCTGGCCCGGCGTCGCCCGACTCGACCCGCTTTCGGGCGTACAGCTATCTGGGTCTGTTTTTCAAGCGGATGGGCCGCTTCGATTCGTGTCAGATCTACTATGACCGGGCAACGGAGTTGCTGGACCATACCCATACCCGGCAAAATTCCGGTACGCTCATTAGCTACTACACCAATCAGGGCGTGTGGGAAATCGACCGGGGCGACTACCGACAGGCCGAGCTGTTTTTGCAAAAAGCCCACGCCCTGCTGGCGGCTGAACCGGGCTTCAACCGGCGAATTATTGACCAGAACCGGGCCTTCGTCTACCTGCAAACTGGGCGTTATGCGCAGGCGTTAGCGTCGTTTGACGAGGCGCTGCGCACGGCCACGTCCGCCGATTACCTGGTTATCGCCAACAAAGCGCTCTGCCTGCTCAAGCTGAATCGTCTCTCCGAGGCGCGGGCCACCATGCAGCAGTCGATGACCGCCTACCGCGCCGTCTGTGCACACACAAAAGGCTACACCGACTCGTATTTTCTGGCGATTCATTACCGCGATTTGGGGGCTTATTACCACAAAAAACGATTATTTACGACCGCCATCCGGCAGTTTCGGCAGAGCCTGGCCGTGGCCGACCCGACCAACCGGGCGGGGCGTTCGGAAGCCTGGCGGTTTATGGGTCAGACGTTGCAAGAGCAGGGGAAGGTAGACCAGGCAGTCAATTGTTTTCAGCAAGCGATTCATTGGGCGCACCCCTCGTTTCGGAATCCTGATCCGTATACTAACCCGGCGAAGACGCAGACCTGGCTCGCGCGGGAGTTGTTTCGGGCACTGACGGCCAAAGCCGGGGCGTTGGCGCAACTGGGTTTGCTGCGGGCCGACCACCGGGCGCTCGACGCCAGTTTCGACACGTACCTGCGCGCTATCGACCTGGCCGAGCAGATGCGCCGTAGCTACCAAACGGACTGGGGCCGGTTGTTTTTTACCGAAACGGCGTTCGATACGTACCTGAAGGCCCTGGAAGTGACTCAGCAACTCTACAGGCAAACCGGCCAACCCCGCTACCGGGAGGCCCTGTTTACAATCGCCGAACAAAGCCGGGCCGCTACCCTGACCAGCCTGGTGCGGGAGGCCGGCCTGAAACTACGCACTCTGCCCACTCAGGAACGAACCGCCGAGCGGGCGCTGCTCGATCAGCTGTCGGGGCTGCAAAGTAGCCTTGGGTACGAAACCGACAGCCTGAAACGGCGGCAAACGGAGCAGTTGCTCAATGAGACCGAGTTGGCCCACAGCCGCCTGCTCACTCGCTTTGAACATGACTACCCAGCCTATTACCAGCTCAAATACGCCCCGACGGCAGTCTCTACGGCCACTGTGCAACGTTGGCTGCCCGATACCAACACGCTCTTGTTGTCGTACACGTTGTTGTCCAACCAACTGCTGATGCAGGCGATTGATAAGGGGCGGGTTTCGATCCATACCGTACCGGTTGATGGTCGGTTCTTCGCGCTGGTTCGGCAGTTTCGGGGGGCGCTGGGTACGTCGCCGGGCGGGCGGCAGTATGCGGGACATAAGGCCGCAATGGCCTTGTATACGTACCTGATAGCGCCCCTTCGCGATGAGTTGCGCGGGAAGCAGCGATTGCTGATTCTGCGGGACGGCGTGCTGAACCTGCTGCCGTTTGAGGTATTGGCACCCAAAACCGGAACGTACCTGCTTCAGACGCATACGATTAGCTACGGCTACTCCGCCCACTGGCTTTTGCTGATGGCGAACCACCACCCAACCACTACCGACCGGCTGGCGATGGCGCCGTTTAATGAGCCGGTTGGCGAGGCGGGAACGTACCGCGCTGCAACGTTGGCTGTGCTGCCCCACTCGGGCAGTGAGGTGGCGGGTGTTCGGGGCGACGTGCTGCTGGGGGCGGCGGCCACCCGAACGGCCTTTCTGGAAAACTATGCAAGCAAACGCCTGATCCACCTGGCCACCCATGCCATCACCGATGACCGGGAGCCTCTACGGTCGCGCGTCGCTTTTTTCCCGGACCAGCCTGCTCACCTGCTCTCAACCGAAGCCATCTACAACCTGAACCTCCAACAGACCAGCCTGGTGGTGCTTAGCGCCTGCGAGACAGGCGCGGGGAAGCTGCAACAGGGGGAAGGGGTACTGTCGCTGGCGCGGGCGTTCAACTACGCTGGTGCGCGGGCGGTGCTGACAACCCTCTGGAATGCGCACGACGAGGCCTCGGCCTTTTTATTGACGCGCTTTCAGCAGCATCTGGATAAGGGTGCTGCCACCGACGAAGCCCTCTGGCAAGCCAAACTCGATTTCCTGAAAAGTGATCTGGCCCCGCGCTACGATCACCCCTACTTCTGGGCCAATTTCGTGCTGATCGGCCCGGCAGAAGTGATCGAAACACCGCCGCGCCGCTGGCTGTGGGGGCTGCTGGGTACGTTGGGTGTAGGAGGGCTAGGCTGGGGCGTCCGTCAGTACCACACGCGCAACCGCACGCGCAGCCGGTCGGCAATGGGGATCGGATAA
- a CDS encoding carboxylesterase/lipase family protein, with protein sequence MKWMGWVALTCLTLTHAFGQSTRPVVRVANGPLEGTQEASGVYAYKGIPFAQAPVGKLRWREPQPAQNWSGTRQATQFGPRAMQLPIFGDMNFRSNGVSEDCLYLNVWTPAKPGQKGGLPVLVYFYGGGFMAGDGSEPRYDGESMAKRGIVALTVNYRLGVFGFMAHPELTAESPHKASGNYGFLDQQAALAWVQRNIAAFGGDPKRVTIAGESAGSVSVSAQMASPLSKNLMAGAIGESGSLLGTLSPVSLADAEAAGKKFGEAIGATTLDALRALPADKLLADASKPGMGRFSPCIDGYFFPKSVAAIFAAGEQARVPLLAGWNSEEMNGRAILGQGNAPTVANYTAAVQKLYADKAPDALKAYAAADDAAVEQVATDLAGDRFIGFSTWKWIDLHSQTSGKPVYRYLYARPRPAMTAQMGNATAGLAGGVVRNNDAAAPKPPQPKGAVHSAEIEYAMGNLASNKVYDWTPEDYAVSKTMQEYFVNFIKTGNPNGSDLPKWDVVKAGQPAPFMRIDVTTKPDVEANRARYQFLDQFFVK encoded by the coding sequence ATGAAATGGATGGGATGGGTCGCGCTGACCTGTTTGACACTGACTCACGCCTTTGGCCAGTCGACCCGGCCGGTGGTGCGCGTCGCCAATGGGCCGCTGGAAGGCACTCAGGAAGCCAGCGGCGTGTATGCGTATAAAGGCATTCCGTTTGCGCAGGCGCCCGTGGGTAAGCTGCGCTGGCGCGAGCCGCAACCTGCCCAGAACTGGTCGGGCACGCGGCAGGCTACTCAGTTTGGGCCGCGCGCCATGCAACTCCCGATTTTCGGTGATATGAATTTCCGGTCGAATGGGGTAAGCGAAGACTGCCTCTACCTGAACGTCTGGACGCCCGCCAAACCGGGGCAGAAAGGTGGCCTGCCAGTGCTGGTGTATTTCTACGGCGGCGGGTTTATGGCGGGCGATGGCTCGGAGCCCCGCTACGACGGCGAAAGCATGGCCAAACGGGGTATTGTGGCCCTTACGGTCAATTATCGGCTGGGCGTTTTTGGCTTCATGGCCCACCCCGAGCTAACCGCCGAATCGCCGCATAAAGCGTCGGGCAACTACGGCTTCCTCGATCAGCAGGCAGCGCTGGCGTGGGTGCAGCGCAACATTGCGGCCTTTGGCGGCGATCCCAAACGGGTAACGATCGCGGGCGAATCGGCCGGTTCGGTGTCGGTGAGTGCGCAGATGGCCTCGCCCTTGTCGAAAAACCTGATGGCTGGTGCCATTGGCGAAAGCGGCTCGCTGCTGGGTACGTTGTCGCCGGTGAGTCTGGCCGATGCCGAAGCGGCCGGCAAGAAATTTGGGGAGGCCATTGGGGCCACTACCCTCGACGCCCTGCGTGCGCTTCCGGCCGATAAACTGCTGGCCGATGCAAGCAAGCCTGGTATGGGTCGGTTCAGCCCCTGCATCGATGGCTATTTCTTCCCCAAATCGGTAGCCGCCATTTTCGCGGCGGGCGAGCAGGCACGGGTGCCGTTGCTGGCAGGCTGGAATTCGGAGGAGATGAACGGCCGGGCGATCCTGGGGCAGGGCAACGCCCCCACGGTAGCCAACTACACGGCGGCGGTGCAAAAACTGTATGCCGACAAAGCGCCCGATGCCTTGAAAGCCTACGCGGCTGCCGACGATGCGGCGGTTGAGCAGGTAGCGACCGATCTGGCCGGCGACCGCTTTATTGGGTTCAGCACCTGGAAATGGATTGACCTGCACAGCCAGACGAGCGGCAAACCCGTGTATCGCTATCTCTATGCCCGCCCTCGCCCCGCCATGACCGCCCAGATGGGCAACGCCACCGCTGGGCTGGCCGGTGGGGTAGTCAGAAACAACGACGCTGCCGCCCCCAAACCACCGCAACCTAAAGGGGCGGTACATTCGGCCGAGATCGAGTATGCGATGGGGAATCTGGCCAGCAACAAGGTTTACGACTGGACGCCAGAGGACTATGCCGTGTCGAAAACAATGCAGGAATACTTTGTCAACTTCATTAAAACGGGCAATCCGAATGGATCGGACCTGCCGAAATGGGACGTGGTAAAGGCAGGGCAACCGGCTCCGTTCATGCGCATCGACGTGACAACTAAACCCGACGTGGAGGCGAATCGGGCGCGGTATCAGTTCCTCGACCAGTTTTTTGTGAAGTAG
- a CDS encoding DinB family protein, protein MSMIPMLLKEMDLEANTTRKMLSRVPDDKLDWRPHPKSMVMRDLAVHIAEIPTWVALALQTDGLDFATMPYAPTPIETNAELLALLEKSLAEGRKALSEATDADLEPTWTLRNGDTVYSTDTVGETIRHAFAQTTHHRAQLGVYLRLLDIPIPGSYGPSADDPGTW, encoded by the coding sequence ATGTCAATGATCCCGATGCTGCTGAAGGAGATGGACCTGGAAGCCAACACGACCCGCAAGATGCTCAGCCGCGTGCCCGACGACAAACTCGACTGGCGGCCGCACCCCAAAAGTATGGTGATGCGCGATCTGGCCGTTCACATCGCCGAAATCCCGACCTGGGTGGCACTGGCCCTGCAGACCGACGGGCTGGATTTTGCCACGATGCCCTACGCGCCTACGCCCATCGAGACTAACGCCGAGTTGCTGGCGTTGTTGGAGAAATCGCTGGCCGAGGGCAGAAAGGCGTTAAGCGAGGCGACTGATGCCGATCTGGAACCAACCTGGACGTTACGCAACGGCGACACGGTTTATAGTACAGATACCGTTGGCGAGACCATCCGACATGCGTTTGCGCAGACTACGCACCACCGTGCTCAACTGGGCGTGTACCTGCGTCTGCTCGACATCCCGATTCCCGGCAGCTACGGCCCCAGCGCCGACGATCCGGGTACGTGGTGA